In the Desulfitobacterium hafniense DCB-2 genome, AATGCAGCGGGAAAGTCCGCTCTACTCCTACACCATAAGTTACCCGACGCACGGTGAAAGTCCGGCGCAGACCGCCGCCTTTCATCTTGATGACAACCCCTTCGAAAGCCTGAATACGTTCCCGGGTACCCTCGACAACCTTAACGTGGACACGTACGGTATCTCCAGGACGGAAGGCAGGAAGATCTTTTTTCATTTGTTCTTCTTCAATCATGCGAATAAAATCCATTATTGATTCCCCCCTTCCTTGCCTAGATGTTCATACACTGAGCTGGTGTTTCATCACCAAGCTTTTCACAGTGAGCGGACCATCCGTTTTACCGTGATATTGTATCACAAACAATAAGCTGAGT is a window encoding:
- the rplS gene encoding 50S ribosomal protein L19 — its product is MDFIRMIEEEQMKKDLPAFRPGDTVRVHVKVVEGTRERIQAFEGVVIKMKGGGLRRTFTVRRVTYGVGVERTFPLHSPRIDRIEVIRRGIVRRAKLYYLRELSGKAARIRDRR